CGTTACTTTAATTAGGCAAATTCTTATCTATTTAAAGATATCCCAGAAACTTTATCGATTTTTGTTTTTAACAATTCCTTTTATAAACAACTCGCATAAACTAGTATTTTTGAACTATTTGTTATGTACAGGTACAGCAGGCAGATCCCCGACTTCTTTAAAGAAGTCGGGGATCTTGCACCTTGCTAACCATGTAGGGGCGCAAGGCCGCCGCGCCCCTACCAACCACTAACTACTAACCAATAACCACTATTGTTAACAAATGTAAAAACTTTTTGACAGATGCATAAACCTTTTAACTGCCTCCGTTAAGTAAACGAGGGTTCAAATCGGAAGCAAACTTCTGAAGGAACCCGAACTTACCTAGTACAGATCGACATCACATTTTTTTAGGAGAAATGAACATGGCTGCTATTTACGGTACCGAAAACAATGATGTACGCTTTGGAACTTCCAACGCTGACTCCATTTATGTTTATAACGGAGACGATGTTGTTTACGCAGGCTCTGGGAACGATTATGTTGATGGTTGGAAGGGCAATGACATTCTCTTTGGAGAATTTGGTAATGACTCACTCTATGGTTATGACGGCAATGACTACCTTGATGGTGGCTATGGCGATGACTACCTTCATGGGGAACTAGGAAACGACGTTCTCGTAGGTGGTTATGGCAAGGACACCCTCTGGGGAGGTTCCGGGGCAGATAAATTTGTCTTTGAGTATAAGTTTGATGGTATTGATGCTATCAAAGACTTTAACTGGACTGAAGGTGATAAAATCTCCATTTCCAAACTAGGGTTTGGTGCTACTAGCGTTTCCGACTTTAGTTACAACACTACCACAAAAGCCCTATCCTTCTTAGGAACTCAATTTGCAACCGTTGAAACCTCTGGTGGTACTAGCTTTGTTCCTAGTCTCGACATTGAACTTGTCTAGGATGCAATATTGAGATCGCCTCAGTCAAAGCCTTGCTTTCCGTCTCAGGAAATTTATGATAAAAAGGGGCAGGCAGAGTAGAAAATCTTTTCTTTTCCTTGCTTTTCGCAGCAATCGTTGCATTTTATTAAATCGCTTAACTGCCACTTTTGTCAGTCAACGATCAGATCTTCCAAGAAAGTAGTTTACTCCCACCGTCTTGCACGGGTGGGATTTTTTTATATTTGTTCACCACTGCTCAAACGCATCTGAAAATACGGACGATATAAATTACAACGTGGCTATACTTGATTGCCAGAGAATTTTACTAACCCATTTCACCAGATACCATCTCACCTAAATTTTACCGAGACTCCAAGCGATCGCTTCGCTTGCGGTGAGTACAGCATTCGCTACTCTTGCAGGTGTGTTAACGAAGTGCAACGCACTAATGTCCTTTACAAATATCAATTTTCGATTTGCAAGTTATTAAAATTAGCATAATTTGATATATTGTTGGTTACTACAATTAACCGATTGACTTAACCTTGTATTGTGCCGACTTACTTACGTATTTTGCCAAAATCTCATAAGATTTTTATATAAGATATTTGTCTTGAGAAACCCAGTTTCTCAAAGAAACCGGGTTTCTATATCTTAACGCTTGTTATATAGTGATAACTAATTCTTATTCTTCGGCTTCAAATTGAGATTTATCTGCACCACAAACCGGACAGACCCAATCTTCTGGTATATTTTCAAATGGTGTTCCCGGTTCTACATTATCGTCTGGATCTCCTTCTTCTGGATTATATTCATAACCGCAAACAGTGCATATGTACTTTTGCATCATATTCCCCTCCGATACTTTGTTTGTTATTGCCTCAATCTTAATTGATAGTTCCTAATTCGTAATTCGCAATTATTAATTTAATTACGAATTACAAATTAAAAATTACAAATTATTAAGAGGAGTGCCTAACCAACCACTAAAGTTTTTCTTTTGTATCGTAGATGGTTTTTCTTGCGGTTTGACCTGATACTTACTAGGACGTGGAGCAGTTAAAGTAACAGGTAGGGTGCGAAGTTCTTCGTGATGGAAAACTGTGATTTGAATGGTATCGTTTGGTTGGTAATCTTTGAGCCTTTCGCACAAGTCATTTGCTGTTACCCGCAAACCATCAATAGCCAGCAACTCATCTCCGGCATCGATTCCGGCTAATTGTGCGGGAGAGCCAGCTTCTACAAACTTGATGATTTCTCGCCCGCGATCGCTACTGACTTTTGTACCCAAATATGGTTCCTCCTCAGTTTCCACAACCAGTTGCAAGCCAAAGGGTTCTAAATACTCCTTGAAGGGCAAATCTTCTGTACCATCAATATAGCGTTTAAAGAAATCAGTCAAATCTACTCCAGCAACAGACTCAATAACTCCCTGCAATTGTTCTGGAGTGTAACCAATTTCATCTTTGCCAAATTGATGCCACATTTTGACCATGACATCATCAAGTGAGAGTTGATTTCCATTACGCGAACGAATCAGCAAATCTAGTAGCAAAGATACTAATTCTCCTTTGAGATAGTAGGACATTTGGGAATTGCTACTGTTCGCATCCTGACGATAGAGTTTAATCCAAGCATCAAAACTCGATTCCGAGAGTGGTTGTACTTTCCGCCCTGGTGTAGTTTCATGACGAGTGATTTCCTTGCTCAAATTGCTGAGAAAGGATTTGGCATCATAAATTCCCGCCCGTAGGGGTATCAGTAAGTCGTAATAACTTGTCGTCCCTTCACAGAACCACAAAGAAGGTGTGTAGTTTTCTTGGTCGTAGTCAAAAACTTCCAATGCTTGGGGACGAATACGCTTAACGTTCCACAAGTGAAAGAACTCATGAGCAACGAGTTGTATGAAGCGCTCATATTTGTCGCGATCACGAAATCCAAACCTCTGATATATCAGCGAACAACAATTTTTGTGCTCCAAACCACCATGTGCCTGATTAAATAGATGCAGCAAAAACACGTATTTTTGATACGGTAAGCCACCAAACATCTTTGCTTCTGCACTAACAATTTTTTTCAAATCCGCAATCATTTGCTGAACGTGAAAATTGCCTTTACCCCAGATGGCGAGTTCGTGAGACTTTCCCAAAACATCAAATTGATATAACTGGTGGTCGCCAATTTCAAAAGGATTATCTACGAGAGTATCAAAATCTAGAGCATAGAAAGAATTTTCTTTGTCTGGAACTGGAGGTAGTGCTGTAGTCACCCGCCAGTCTGGGCGTGGTGGTACAACAGTTACCTCAATTGGGTATTCCTCCCAACCTGGTATTCTAAAAAACAATGCTGCACCATTAAAATAACCATGGCTACCGTCTAGGTGATTTGTCCGTACTGTTAGCTCATCAGCAAAAATGCGATAAGAAATGCTAACTTTTGATGCACCATTTATCTCGACCTGCCAATGATTTTTACTAATTTTCTGCCAGAGCAAAGGCTTATCTTGAGTAAAAGCAGCAAAATCTTGCAAATGTCTGGCGTATTCTCGGACTAAATACGATCCTGGAGTCCATACAGGAAATTTCAAGTCCAAGATAGGGGATGGGTAGCCCACAATTTGCAGAGTCACCTCAAACAGATGTGCTTCTGGTTGGGGCATCGCTACCTGATAGTGAATTGTCGGGACAGTCTGCTGCTGATAAGTATTGCTCTGCAGTACAGTTGCTTTAGTCATCAGTGGTTGTGTGTTAGGAGTTCTAGGTACTAGTGACAAATGACTAGTTAATAGTCATTAGTCAACAATCAATGGTCAACAGTCAATAGTTTCAAGTAAAAAAACTTGCTTACCAATACAGTAATCAATACGCTTTGCTGAGTAAAATCAATCACCTTCTATCATTAATAGCACTACTCCAAGAATAAATTTAAACCAGAGAGAGTATTGGTAATATGAAATACATCTACTTGATAACAGATATTATGGGATATAAAAACGGGCGAGACGCCCGTACCACAAGAAAATCTACTCTACAAGAAAATTTGTTCACTAGAAATTTTCTTCTTATATTGCGCTCGACTCAAAAAGGCTATACTTTACCTGCCAAATTTATTAACTGTTTAAAATTTGCTAAATAAATGCTTTGATTTGTCTTGTCGATTTTGATCCATCCTTTTTCGTGTAGCTTTTCCATAATTTTTGTAGTTTCTTCAACGCCAATTTCTGTGACATCTGCTAAATCTTTGAAAGGAATGTTGTAGATTTCTTTTCCCTTGTCTAAAGACTGACCGTAACTCTCACCCAAGGTGACAAGAGTGTGAGCTAGCTTGACAGCAGGGGGCGAAGAACGCATTTGCAAGCGGACGTTAATTTGCCTGAGTCGGCGCACCATCAGTTGTAACATTCTATGATGTAATTGTGGGTCTTTAAATAATATTTGAATAAAGCGTTCTCTAGAAATACTGAGCAACTTTACAGGCGAAAGAGCAATAACGTCAGTTGAGCGAGGCGATTCATCTAAAATTGCCATTTCTCCAAAAAAATCGCCCCGACCCAAAATTGCTATGGCGACAGAATCTTCGCCTACTGTACGCCGGACTTTAACCCAACCAGAAACCAGAAAGTAAAGTGCATTACCCCAGGCATCTTCCATGAGAACGGCTCTTCCTGCTGGATATTCGTGATCGATAGCAACAGAGAGCAGCCATTCTATTGTTTGGGGGTTGGCTGTGCTCATCAAAGGAAACAGTTCACTAAAAACCTCAGTCTGCATGAAATATATCTTTAATAAATAAAATGTTAGTGGTTAGTGGTTAGTAGTTAGTGGTTGATGGCTAACTACTCAAATCCTTTTTCTTCTCTTTTTTTGGTGGTGGTGGTTCTGGAATATCTGTCAGTACCTTTATCTGCATATCTAAGTTTTCCAGCACTCGGTTTAAGCTATTAAAAGCCTCTAGTTGTCCGTTATTGAGATTGGAATTAAGAGCAAGGCGTTCTTGGAGTTCGCGTAACTTGTAGGTCAATTGCTGGGAAATTCCCACTGCATCGCGGCTCAAACGCGCTAATTGTTGCTGTTGATAGAATTTTAATGCTGCTCCCCGCAACACTTGTAATGTTGCTTCTTCGCCGTACATTCCGGGCATGACACGCAAGCGCAGTAACAAGCGATTTTGTTGATAAAGGCATTCTCTCTCTACCTGTTTTGGTTCTACAACTGTGGTCATGGGTAGAGACGCAAAACGTTTTAATTCATTAAGGACTCCTTGAAAGACAGAGAGAGGTACTTTTTCTAAGACAGACTGTAACACTCCATTTTCACTCCAGAGTATTCTGCCGTGGTAAGGTCTTCTCTCCAAGTACAAACGCCCAATCCCGTCTGATAAAACTCGTCCTAGTAACTGTTCTAGTAATTTTCTGGGTGGTAATGTCGCTAATTCTTCAACTGGACTAATAGCATTAAGGCTGGGTAAGTGCAAGATGTGTAAGTTGGAAGACTGGGCTGTCCTATCAGGGTCTCTCTCTTTGTGTTCTTGAGTAGGGCTGGGACTTTCATCGTGGGAGGTTGGTGCCAAACCTTTCGATTCATTGAAGGTTGAATAACCAAACTGCCAAACAGTATCACCATTTTGTACCATTTGTGCCTGAGTATGTGTCTTATCTGACCGTCGTTGTAGCGTTTCAGGGATGATACTGTTAAGTTGTGTATCTGATTTATCCACGATCGCAGCTGGTTTTTTTTCTTGAGCAATGTCTTCCCAAGATTTTGGAATTGGTCTGCCCGCAGTCGTCCCTGTATTTTTATGATTCAGGTACGCTGAGAGTATAGTGCGGTGAGTATCGCCGTTTATGGGCTGAGCTTCCATGGTGCAATTGATGTACGGCAGTATGCGGTTCACATAATCTATTGCCGCATTGTCTTGGGGATTCACCATTCCCAGTACCAAATTGTTGTCTTTTATGTTAAAGGGCAGAATCTGGTGATACAGACACGCTTCAAAGGACAAGGTACTTTCAATCAACCGAAAGATTTGCTCCCGGTCTAGTCCTTGTTCAGACTGAGTTTGTGTGCTGGGCCGCACTTGCTTACCACTTGCTGCGGTATCAGCTGGTTTACCCTCTGAAGACAACATACGGTTTTGATGCTAGATGTTTCTATATATCCTATACTGCCCACAACTAAGTTGGCAGTAAACAGAATATAATTCTAGAGTTAAAAAAGTTAAATAAATAACTAAGAGGGGCGCGTCCAGACTCAGGTGGTATGTTGGTAGGATGGGCAATGCCAGCCTACAACTTGTATATTTAAGCACTCATTCAGTTTGGGTTCTCATGCCTTGAGCTATCAAGTAAACTTTCGTCCATTCACCCATAGCTTGGTGGGTCTTAATTTTTAATTGTTGAGCTATTTCCTCTATGGAACGACCTGCTTTTCGTAACTCCAGAATTTGGCGCTGCATTGCAGTTAATTTCTCGTGCAATCGATCCCATTGCCTTGGTGTCAAACCCAAATTGTGTTCTTCTAAAGAAGTTGACAACCAGCCATCTACCAGTTCTGGCTTATCTTTCAGCGCAAAGACACGGACTGCATGGTAGCTGATTTTTTCCCGCAGTCGGTAGATTTCCTTAATGGGCTTATTGAGTTGTTTGGCGATCGCATCTTGTGATTTCCCTTCTAGGTAGAGATGCAGCCACGAGACCGCTTCTTGTCCGAGATGCTCTAGCAGGTACGTTTCAAATTCCTGCTTCACAGCTTGACGTAGCGTTTGTTGTTCCTCTGCTTCTTGTGCTTCTTGATACTCTACAATGGCTTGTGTATCAACCAAGTTCACTCGGTTATCACTGTCATCTGTGAGAATTTCTTCTGAAACTAACCTCACTAGGTCACTGCTTGGCACTTGAGTTAAGCCACCACGTTGAGTCCGTCTCAGATAATTTACAAAACGATACACAAGCAATGGTTGATTCCGTACTGGTCGCAAACAATACTCTTCTACACTGGCAAACAATAGGGCATTTTTTAACCTGTCATCAGTGGTGCATTCACCAATGGAAAGCATTTGCTGCTGCATATAGTTATCACTTTGCAATAATTCTTGGATAACTTCTTGCAACACATCTAATACAGTCCGTTGGCGATCCCGGCTTAAGGCGACCCAAGTCTGAATTTTGTTACGTAATGTTACCAGACTTCCCAACCGAGTTATCAAATTGCGATAAGCACGTTCTCTAGCAATACCCAAGTAGCGTTGACGCAAAATTCGATAGCGGTACTCCATTGCCTGCTGAGCAATATCTAACTCCTTTGAGGAGAGTACCTCAAAGCGTTGTAAATCGCTTCCTAAAAGCCAATCAACGATACTTTGCCTATTAACAAGATTTTGTTCTGGGCACTCCTCAGCTAAACGCTTTCGCCAATATTGTGCCAGTTTTTCCGCCTCCAACGCCATAGTGAGATTGCGCTCCTCGAAACCCTGTTTTAAAGTTTGCATCACAACCCCCTTTTATCCCACTTAAATTGTTCACTGGCAGTTGCCCCTAATAAAATCATGTCCGTCATAACTAAGCGCGTCTCTACTTTGTATTACGTTCTAGTTCACTAGAGTTATGCAGAAAGTTTTATCTCTTGACGAACTTTTATCTAGCTCAAATCACGGAAAATCTTGTTTTCTAGAGCTTTGGTGGCTTTACAAAAATTTATATTTTGATAAACCACAGCAGATAGTTTCAACCTAGAAAACTATTTTTATAACAACCTACAGGTATGCACGGTATATGTGATGAGGGTCTTGGAAAAACTGACATTTTGCACCCGCTCTCGTAGCGCGAAGATAACTCACACCCATCTAGACGCGGTTTTGTCAATATATGTTTCGCCCATTCGCAGTTATCAGTTCCCAGTTATGAATCATCTCTGGGTGTCAGTTACTGATGAAAATTGCCTCATCGCACCGTGTACCGTATTTGTATTTTTTATACCGTAATTTAAACCACCAGTGTATTTAGGGTTACTTAGGGATTATACCACTGTTGGATGCCCCCATGCTCTAATGCCCAACTAACGAATCTCCTCATAGAAACGCTTGAGGTATTGCGGCGAAACACCAAAACCCCAAAGGAAACCAATGAAAAGATATATGGCTGTCGCTTTAAAAAAGCCCCAATGTGCTACACGGCGATCGCTACTTTGAACAATCCGGTTAAGCAGACAAATTCTTCCCCGTTGCACCAACTTCAAGCACAAGTCAGCTTCTTCCATAATGGGGAGATTGCTATCAAAACCCCCACATTCCCAAAAATCAGTGCGACGTACAAATATAGCTTGATCCCCAAATAATAAACGCAATCCTCGAACAAACAAATGCGGGCGAAAAAGCAGTGGCGCGTAATAAGTTTTTAAAAAGTTGTGTAGCGTCACACCCCAACGTGTGGTTTTATCTCCTGCCATGAGGGAAATAAAACCACCACCCGTCACAGATTGGTCTGCCAATACTTCCTCAATCAGGGTCACAAGATCATCTGACACCAAAGTGTCAGCATGTACAAACCACAAATATTCCCCAGAAGCTGCTTCTGCACCCTGGTTCATTTGTGCAGCACGTCCACATTTTTGGGCAATAAGGACAGAAGCCCCTGCTTGTTCGGCTATGGTAACAGTGCCATCAGAACTCCCGCCATCAACAACCAGCACCTCCCTTGCAGGAGGCATTAACAGACTCAGATGGCGCAGAGTACGTCCCAAGCACTTAGCTTCATTTAAAGTCGGGATAATAATAGAGACTTTAGACATAATCAGTGACCAGTGACCAGTGACCAGTAACCAATGACCAGTGACCAGTGACCAATTACCTTCGCACTATAGGATTTTCTACTGCTTGTCGGTACTGTTCGACTTCTTCTGTATAACCAATGGGTAGAACAGCTTCGACGTTTTCATGGGGACGAGGAATGATAACCCAGGATTCTAGGGTACCGCCATGTACCTTTTCCACGGCGTCAATACCAGCTGCCATAGAAGTTTTTACTTCTTGAACATCACCCCGTATGTTAATTGTAAAGCGAGCACTACCCACTCTTATATATCCAACGAGGGTGACTCGACCTGCTTTCACCATCGCATCTGCTGCCGCAAGTATGGCAGGAAAACCTTTAGTTTCAATCGATCCAACTGCCTGTAGTGGCATTGGTTATCTCCTATATCAGTAAACGTATCTGGCGCAACAAGATAATTGTACGAATGTTTCTACCTATTTTGATAGGTTTTCTTTCAGCTTACCCCTACTCCCTACTCCCTACTCCCTACTCCCTTCTTAAAAAACACGGAATGGCTCCGATTTTCTAGTAAAATGTATGGGCAAAACGCTTTCCACGTTTTCAGGGGGATTAGAAACAATGTAGTAGGTAATGACCTGACCACCATTAGATTGCTCGTTACCTGCGGCAATACCTGCGTCAACTGCTCTTTCCACCTCACCCGTATCTCCACGAACTGCAACCACAAATCGAGCACTTTCTGCTAGACCGTAATATACAAGGGTAACTGCCGCCGCTTTCACCATTGCATCGGCTGTAGCAAGTACAGCCGGAAACCCTTGAGTCTCAATAACCCCAACTGCCATTGGCATGGCTTTAAACTCCGAGATGTATGATTGTAAAAATCATCTTACTAGAAAATTGGGAGTAGGGAGTAGGGAGTGGGGAGTAGGGGAGAAGGGTTGGGGATGAGGGTGAACAAAATAGTTCACTTCTTTACTAAAACATAGGCTGTCGCATACTCAGGTAGTTGCTTGATATTGCGATCAAAATCTGTTCGCCCTTGGAAAATACCTGCTAAGAAATCGAGTTGATGAAGGTTGGGTAAAAATGCTCCACCTGTATCCGCAATAATTCCCAGTTTTAAATGTTTGCGTCCACCTTGAAGATATTCAAGAGCAATAACTTTTCCCAAACCAATATTAAGGATATCTCCAGCAAAAGTGACTCCTGGAGAAATCGAAATTTTTGCGTCTATCTTATATCCATAGCCTTTAATAGCATCAACTTTCCTAAAATACCAATAGCGCTTTTGCGATCTCGCTACTGTCCCTCGAATATAAGGAATTCCATTATTTCTATCTACATTAAAAAGTGCTTCAGAACCATCAGTAAATTTAATAAGTATCGTTCCTTCCATGAGAGCTTCTTCCAAACCCTCTCTGGTTAAGTAGGCAAGAGGTTCAACCTTACCAAATTCTTTACCACCAGGCTCATAAATTCCTGATAACACATCTTGCTTGGTATATTTAGTATAGAAATTATCTGTTACTAAATTGTCTTTTAAACTATAAATAGCTGTATTAAAAGTGCGCGTTTTCTTCCGAGAGCCGGGATGAGTAAAAACCGCATATTTTGTGAGTCTCAGACGTCTCTGACTGGTATTTTCTGGATTATAAGCAGACCATTTTATAACTCGGAAATGCGTGTTGATGAAATTTGGATCTTGTAATCGAGTTACTCGCTTCTTGCTAATATCTTCCTGTAAGACAGCAATCATGAAATCCAAAGTTTTGAGAGCATCTTGTACGGTGACTCCTTGAGTCCCTAGCAATCCAGTTCTTTGAATATTGGGATCTTCTACAGCATAGTCTTCAAAATACTTTCTAGTATTTGAGAGAGTAGCTAATAAATCTGCTTGATTAAAATCAACCTTAACAGTTGGTAGTTTTCCCTGTGTAAAAACGCGATCACCAGAAACTTTAAATTTATCTTTTTGTAACTCATCAATAACTTGATAAGGCGTTGGTGCGATTGTCGGCTCTTTCTTTGAGGGAGTGTTTTGCTTGTCTTGCTTGCTAAAGGGTTGCGAAACCAGGAAATTATTGTGGATTGAGGAGAGGTTTTGTTTAGTTAAATTTTGTTGGGCAATTGGTTGAGTTTTTAAGTGATTATAGAGATAATGACTAGCTAAACAAACAAGTAGTGAAGCGGCAAAACCTATTGTAATGCGGAATGTTCGGTTAGATAGGATAGGCATAAGTTGAAGAATCAATGTCCTTTATCTACGATGGTCTGTTACATATTGTATAGCTCAGCTTCCAGTTTAAAAGCGAAAATTTGGGATAATATTTGTGCGATCTCCTGAGCATTTAGTTCCAATATGGCTCAAATCAAGCTTGCGTATCCCAAAATTCCTGACAGTAAAAACTGCCCTTTCAAGCAATGCATCGCTTTTGAGAAGTATGATGGCACGAATCTACACTGGGTTTGGGATTCCGAACTGGGCTGGTATGCCTTCGGTACAAGACGTGACAGATTTGACTTAGACGAAATGGGTATTACAGATTTTAATAACACTCATCCCGGTTTAGAAGAAGCACCTAGCATTTTTATGAGAGACTTTGCAAATTTACTCTCCACTATTTTCCACAAAAATCCAGATTATCATTGCCCAGAGATTGCTGTTTTTACTGAGTTTTTTGGAGCTTCATCATTTGCAGGAATGCACAAAAAGGAAGATTTAAAACAACTTGTCCTGTTTGATGTACAAACCGATAAAGGCATTATTGATCCAGAAAAATTTGTTAAAGATTTCAAGGAATTAAACATTGCAAAAGTTGTTTATCGAGGCAAACTAACTGGCAAATTCATTGATGATGTTCGTGAAGGAAAGTTCAATGTAGCTGAAGGTGTTATCTGTAAAGGAGGTAAAAATAATGACAATTTATGGATGGTGAAGATTAAGACAAATGCTTACATGAAAAGACTTCAAGAAGTTTTTAAAGACAATTGGAACAATTACTGGGAATAATTACAATATTTTTTCAATATTAACCGCTCATCGGTCACTGGTCACTGGTCACTGTTAAAAGAATTGGCAAAGATAGCAGCTTGAGTTCTATCCCGTAAATTTAACCGACTTAGAATGCTTGTAACGTGATTTTTTACAGTTCTTTCTGAAATGTAGAGAGACTCAGCTATTTCCCTATTATTGGCACCAATAGCAATTAAATGCAAAACTTCTCTTTCTCTAGGAGTTAATTCAGCAAATTCAGGCGGAGGACTTGGAGGTTTAGGTGTTGGAAATTCTTGTAAAGGAGTGAAAACTTTTTCAAATAGCCCTGGACCTAAATGAGTATGTCCCAAATAAACCGAACGGATTGCATTTGCTAATGGTTCTAAAGGAGTGTCTTTTAATAAATAACCTCTTGCTCCAAAACGCATAGCTTGAGCTACATATTCATCATCATCAAATGTTGTTAATACTAAGACTTTTACAAGAGGAAACCGCTGACAAATCACCTGAGTTGCTGCTACACCATCCATCACAGGCATGCGAATATCCATCAACACCAAATCTGGTTTTTGAGAACTATTATCAAACATCTCAACAAACGCGATCGCACTTTCACCATCTTCAGCCTCACCCACAATTTGAAAATCAGGTTTTAACTCCAACAAGCTTTTTAAACCTTGGCGAATAATGATTTGGTCATCTACGAGTAACAGGCGAATCATTGGATTTTGGATTTTGGATTTTGGATTTTGGATTTTAGATTTTGGATTTTAAATGGGAACTGGGTATGAGGTACGAAGTATTGTGAAAATTCATTAAATTTCCATTCCCCATTGCCCCTTATCCCCAGAGGGGGCCCGAGTTCCCCACTCCCCATTCCCCATTAATAAGGTAATAAAGCCGTTATACAGCAACCTTCGCCCGGTTTGCTATCAATATGAAATTGACCTCCTAAAGCCAGTGTTCGTTCTCGCATTCCCTGTAGACCAAATCCAGTTGTGTTTTGGTGCGGGTTAAAACCCTTACCATTATCAGAAATCTCCAAACTTAGTAAATTCACGGTTACTTGTATATTAATTTTGACATGAGTAGCATTGCTGTGTTTTGCGGTATTTGTCAGGGCTTCTTGAATAATACGATAGCTTGCTGTACAAACTTCAGCAGGTAAAGATTGAGATAAGTTAAAGATACAGTTTGGAGTAATCCCAGTTCGACGCTGAAAATCTACAAGTAAAACTGTCAGTGCAGACTCTAAAGATTTTCCATACAGAGGCTCGCAGCGCAATGTAGCAACAGACATCCGTACTTCTTTGAGAGCATTGCTACCAAGTTGTTTTGCTTCTAACAAAAAAGTTTTGGCTTTCTCTAGATTTGATTGTAGAAATACCAAAGCATTCTCTAATTGGATACTCTGCGCCGTAAGTGAGTGACCTAGTGAATCGTGAATTTCACGAGCAATACGGTTGCGTTCCTGTAGAGTTGCCTGA
This genomic interval from Scytonema hofmannii PCC 7110 contains the following:
- a CDS encoding calcium-binding protein; this translates as MAAIYGTENNDVRFGTSNADSIYVYNGDDVVYAGSGNDYVDGWKGNDILFGEFGNDSLYGYDGNDYLDGGYGDDYLHGELGNDVLVGGYGKDTLWGGSGADKFVFEYKFDGIDAIKDFNWTEGDKISISKLGFGATSVSDFSYNTTTKALSFLGTQFATVETSGGTSFVPSLDIELV
- the rd gene encoding rubredoxin, with product MQKYICTVCGYEYNPEEGDPDDNVEPGTPFENIPEDWVCPVCGADKSQFEAEE
- a CDS encoding M61 family metallopeptidase; this translates as MTKATVLQSNTYQQQTVPTIHYQVAMPQPEAHLFEVTLQIVGYPSPILDLKFPVWTPGSYLVREYARHLQDFAAFTQDKPLLWQKISKNHWQVEINGASKVSISYRIFADELTVRTNHLDGSHGYFNGAALFFRIPGWEEYPIEVTVVPPRPDWRVTTALPPVPDKENSFYALDFDTLVDNPFEIGDHQLYQFDVLGKSHELAIWGKGNFHVQQMIADLKKIVSAEAKMFGGLPYQKYVFLLHLFNQAHGGLEHKNCCSLIYQRFGFRDRDKYERFIQLVAHEFFHLWNVKRIRPQALEVFDYDQENYTPSLWFCEGTTSYYDLLIPLRAGIYDAKSFLSNLSKEITRHETTPGRKVQPLSESSFDAWIKLYRQDANSSNSQMSYYLKGELVSLLLDLLIRSRNGNQLSLDDVMVKMWHQFGKDEIGYTPEQLQGVIESVAGVDLTDFFKRYIDGTEDLPFKEYLEPFGLQLVVETEEEPYLGTKVSSDRGREIIKFVEAGSPAQLAGIDAGDELLAIDGLRVTANDLCERLKDYQPNDTIQITVFHHEELRTLPVTLTAPRPSKYQVKPQEKPSTIQKKNFSGWLGTPLNNL
- a CDS encoding Crp/Fnr family transcriptional regulator, whose product is MQTEVFSELFPLMSTANPQTIEWLLSVAIDHEYPAGRAVLMEDAWGNALYFLVSGWVKVRRTVGEDSVAIAILGRGDFFGEMAILDESPRSTDVIALSPVKLLSISRERFIQILFKDPQLHHRMLQLMVRRLRQINVRLQMRSSPPAVKLAHTLVTLGESYGQSLDKGKEIYNIPFKDLADVTEIGVEETTKIMEKLHEKGWIKIDKTNQSIYLANFKQLINLAGKV
- a CDS encoding HetZ-related protein 2 yields the protein MQTLKQGFEERNLTMALEAEKLAQYWRKRLAEECPEQNLVNRQSIVDWLLGSDLQRFEVLSSKELDIAQQAMEYRYRILRQRYLGIARERAYRNLITRLGSLVTLRNKIQTWVALSRDRQRTVLDVLQEVIQELLQSDNYMQQQMLSIGECTTDDRLKNALLFASVEEYCLRPVRNQPLLVYRFVNYLRRTQRGGLTQVPSSDLVRLVSEEILTDDSDNRVNLVDTQAIVEYQEAQEAEEQQTLRQAVKQEFETYLLEHLGQEAVSWLHLYLEGKSQDAIAKQLNKPIKEIYRLREKISYHAVRVFALKDKPELVDGWLSTSLEEHNLGLTPRQWDRLHEKLTAMQRQILELRKAGRSIEEIAQQLKIKTHQAMGEWTKVYLIAQGMRTQTE
- a CDS encoding TIGR04283 family arsenosugar biosynthesis glycosyltransferase; this translates as MSKVSIIIPTLNEAKCLGRTLRHLSLLMPPAREVLVVDGGSSDGTVTIAEQAGASVLIAQKCGRAAQMNQGAEAASGEYLWFVHADTLVSDDLVTLIEEVLADQSVTGGGFISLMAGDKTTRWGVTLHNFLKTYYAPLLFRPHLFVRGLRLLFGDQAIFVRRTDFWECGGFDSNLPIMEEADLCLKLVQRGRICLLNRIVQSSDRRVAHWGFFKATAIYLFIGFLWGFGVSPQYLKRFYEEIR
- a CDS encoding carbon dioxide-concentrating mechanism protein CcmK translates to MPLQAVGSIETKGFPAILAAADAMVKAGRVTLVGYIRVGSARFTINIRGDVQEVKTSMAAGIDAVEKVHGGTLESWVIIPRPHENVEAVLPIGYTEEVEQYRQAVENPIVRR
- a CDS encoding carbon dioxide-concentrating mechanism protein CcmK, with amino-acid sequence MPMAVGVIETQGFPAVLATADAMVKAAAVTLVYYGLAESARFVVAVRGDTGEVERAVDAGIAAGNEQSNGGQVITYYIVSNPPENVESVLPIHFTRKSEPFRVF
- a CDS encoding RNA ligase family protein, with the translated sequence MAQIKLAYPKIPDSKNCPFKQCIAFEKYDGTNLHWVWDSELGWYAFGTRRDRFDLDEMGITDFNNTHPGLEEAPSIFMRDFANLLSTIFHKNPDYHCPEIAVFTEFFGASSFAGMHKKEDLKQLVLFDVQTDKGIIDPEKFVKDFKELNIAKVVYRGKLTGKFIDDVREGKFNVAEGVICKGGKNNDNLWMVKIKTNAYMKRLQEVFKDNWNNYWE